ACACAAAAGACATgctgttttttaattattggaTCTGTACGATATTAATGTGCGAGTCTTACAAATTCgatgagtaattttaaaaatgaaatgatagaaaaatacaagaaaatatttttctttcaagaacttgtaattttattttatttttttcaaaaaaagaaaaagaaataagacataagatgttaatatatatatatatatatatatatatatgcacttcCATCAACATCGAGGACCTTGGGTCCTGGTATTtattgtgggtgttttttttcaGTGTATTGATTGCGTAACACTAGAGCAAATAGGAAGCTCTTGACAGCTCTCCCTACGACCAAATGAACCGGAGACAAGAAGATGTCAATGGAAACAAGACAACTAACTTTTGTAGGACTCACTTTGATAATTACcccaaacaaaaagagaaaaaaagaaaaaaaaaaaaaagaaaaagaaaaagaaaaagaaaaagaaaaagaaagaggaagagataACTTCTCAAAAAGGTATCGAATTATAAgccgttttgagataaatatACTGACctaacaaatgtctcaaactggGGTATCTAAGTTTTCAAACGTTTCACTTAAgagtactccgttaggatttgttgttaaattttAACGGAGTACTCAAaatactcataatttttttagaaaaaaaaaaaatgctaggatctaggtgttggtcagaatttaacgaaatttgtaaaaatacccatgcttgaatctttgaaaaattttctattttttttttttttaaaaaataaacacatgggtattttgagaatttttgcAGGATTAAACAGCAAATTCTAATGGAGTACCATTAAGTGAAACGTTTGGAAACTTGAATACtccagtttgagacgtttgctagtttagtaccattatctcaaaacggcatataattcgatacccttttgtgaagttatcctaaaaaaatataaatctaagATTTtcaagagtaattctaaatacttATCGAGGATGTGGCGGTGCTCATcggttattgatttttttttttttaatagatgttGACTTAAAAGTTAATGGATATTACTACATCTGCCCAGTAAAATAAGCGTCGAGTATGTAACAACCATCTTCGAGCGAGATTTGGTGTAGTATAATCTTTTATTACTAATGTGGCAGTACGCATCAACTCGTAAGGCAGTTCGTACGTGTAGCAGCATTACACATCTACCATATATATTTGTTCTTGAAGTATATACAAATTTTGATTAACTCTTTATTTAATCTTTACCTTCCTATATATGCTATTATGAGTTACACTATGAGTAGTTCATAATTAGTAAAACAATTATAGTAACTAATTTGTCAATTAtacatatttaattattttatcaattatgaaTTTATCCTAAatttatttgtcaaattttattacttaatttatttaCAGTAGTTAATACTCATAgattataaaagaattataataaaaagctgcatttttcttgagaaaaaatGGTGACGAACCGAAAATGGCGTGCTTAATTAGTTGAAACCAAATTAGATTAACGTAACGTCCCTCCAAAGATTCACAGAGACCCGAACGCAAACCCAAAAAGCACATACCTCCGACCACTCCCAAATCTCACCCTGACCCTcacctactctctctctctctctctcaaaacccagAAGATATCACACACTGCTGCAGTGCTTCTGCTTCGCTTCTTCTTCTCGTTCCGGTGGTACCTCTCCAGAAATGCTGAATCCTTCACAAACCCATTTCTCCATTTGCGTTTCTTCCAAAATTTCTTGATCTCCAGCCATGAGTGGGGTTTGGGTTTCGGGTTGAGACCAAAACCCTTTATTTTGAGAGGCAATGTGAGagggggagggagagagagagagaggaaaattcCCAGAATAGTCCTATAATGGTGGCTGCTGTTACTGAAGCAGCTGCTTCCACAAACCCCAAGACCACttcccaacaacaacaacaacaacaaacccATCTCCAACGACCCCCTCTGCTACCGTCGGAGAAAGACAATGGCCTTGGAAATCAGCCCAGAAGACCCAGAGGCAGACAGGTCTCTTCCAGGTACATGTCTCCCTCTACTTCTACTTCTACTTCTACTTCGACTTCCACAACCACAACCACAACCACAACCACtacttcttcttcgtcttcgaGTTCTAGGAGATTCGCATCTCCTTTGCTGTCTCGTTCCAACAATTCCACACATTTATCGACCACATTAGGCACTTCCACGGCCACAAAACGGTCCCAATCGGTGGACCGGAGGCGACCCATTACGCCTCGGCCGATGACGGCGGTACCTGACTCGAAACACGCCAATGGCACCGAAGTATCGGCGGCTACGAAGCTCTTGGTCACTTCCACTCGGAGTTTATCGGTGTCGTTTCAGGGAGAGGCGTTTTCGCTTCCGATTAGCAAGACGAAGGCGCAAACGCCGAGCTTGAGCAATGCGAGGAAGGGTACGCCGGAGCGGCGGAGGGGGACCCCAGTTAGAGTAGGAGATCAGGCGGAGAATTCTAGGCCAATGGAGCAGCATCGGTGGCCTGGTAGGACCCGGCAACTTAATTCGACTAATTCAGGTTCGGATAATCCGTTGTTGTCGAGGAGTTTGGATTGTGGGAATGGTGGTGCTGTTGATAGGAAGATAGTTGGAATGGGATCTGGGAAGCTTGTTCGAGCATTGCATAGTTCGATGGTGATTGGTGACGGTAGGAGGGCTTCGTTTGATGGGAGGGTAAGCTTGGATTTGGGCAATGCTGCTGAGTTATTGAAAGGTGGTCAGCAAAACCCAGATGCCAATTCAGTGAATGAGTCTTCTGTGCCTTCTGATCTCACTGCATCTGATACAGATAGTGTGTCCTCTGGTAGCACTTCAGGAGTGCAAGATTGTGGTGGGATTATTGCCAAGGGAAGAGGTGGGGGGCCTCGAGGGATTGCTGTGTCTGCAAGGTTCTGGCAGGAGACGAATAGTCGATTGCGCCGCCTGCAGGATCCAGGGTCGCCACTATCCACGAGCCCCGGGTCGAGAATGGCTGTGCCGGCAAAGCTTGTTCAGTCGAAAAAGTTTGTTAGTGATGGCCCATTGTCCTCTCCACGAACAATGTCTTCACCTATTAGGGGAGCCATGCGGCCTGCATCGCCAAGTAAGCTTTGGACATCTTCAGCTTCGTCTCCTGCGAGAGGAACTTCTCCTTCGAGAGGGATTTCTAGTCCTTCTCGGGTCAGGAATTCTATTTCTGGCTCATTGAGTAGTAATTCAAGTACGCCTTCGATTCTCAGTTTCTCTGTTGATATTCGGAGAGGGAAGATAGGGGAAGATCGCATTCTTGATGCACACTTGTTGAGGCTTCTGTATAACCGCTACCTGCAATGGCGGTTTGTTAATGCAAGGGCAGATGTTACCTTCTTGGTGCAGACACTGAATGCTGAGGTATGGCTAGGCTGTTCATTGCATTGTTTTCAATATATTGGCATCTTCTCTTAATTCTTCTAATTCAATTAATGTTAGTATGGGCATGATTTCCTTTACTCAGCAAGGGTCATCTTGAACGCTCTTCAACATAACAGTAGCACATCTAAAGCAACAATTACAATGCTTCACTGTGCTAAATTTCGTCCACTGAATGAATTGAATGGTTAATCTGAAAGCTTAGTAACACCTAAATACATTTGTTTTTTCCTGGTGAATTCCTCTAGATTTATCCTAATGAGCACTGCAGTGTCTTTGTTTAATGTAATTGGAATTTGGTATTACATAACCCTTAAGTTTATCTTTCCTTGTGTTTGAACCAGTAATgtgtggctttttttttttggttatttattattattatttttttcaattagtaAGTTACACACGCACCCTATGAGACTTGAACCCcaccctccaccttgctacaaagTAATGAAGTACTAGctgagctaaagctcattggtTGGCTTGAATGTTTTAACCACAAGCTGTAAAAGTTCATGGGCGTTACTCACTCTCAAAGGACGCCTTAGGAAAGGGGGATACTTAACACGCCCCTtcacgtgtggcactattgtcTAATCACGTGTATTGCATTAGAGTGGCAGTGGGAGGGAAGGCCCAATCCTCTCTCTAAGACGCCTTAGGAAAGGGGGATagttaacacgccccctcacgtgtggcactattgtccaaTCACGTGTATTGCATCAGAGTGGCAGCGGGAAGGAAGGCCCAATCCTCTCTctaagacgccttgagagagaaggggtgtccatggcttataaagtctacaagacaaggatctcttagcaatgtgggacactttaacacgccccctcacgtgtgtcATCTTTGGctaaacacgtgttcaacaacgggagggaaagGCCCATCATTGTCAAatgaacctgctctgataccatgtaaaagtccatgggccttactcactctcaaaggACGCCTTAGGAAAGGGGGATACTTAACatgccccctcacgtgtggcactattgtccaaTCACGTGTATTGCATCAGAGTGGCAGCGGGAGGGAAGGCCCAATCCTCTCTCTAAGACGCCTTAGGAAAGGGGGATACTTAACACGCACCCTCACGTGTGTCACTATTGTCCAATCACGTGTATTGCATCAGAGTGGCAGCGGGAGGGAAGGCCCAATCCTCTCTctaagacgccttgagagaggaggggtgtccatggcttataaagtctacaagacaaggatctcttagcaatgtgagacactttaacacaAGCTATAAGTCAATAGGTGCAAATTTGAGATTGAGTATAAGAGCTAGATGAAGGACAAGTAAAGGCAATAGAAGAGGGTGGCTTTAGCTGTTGAGCTTGTGCATGATGGCCTATGATATATGGAGAAAATGGCTTTAAATGAAGTAGAGTCAGCCACAAAGGAGAAGAATCTTATAGACAGCTATAATTACTTTAGTTTAAGTCTTCTCTATTGTGAGATTGCTGAGGCCTTAGGATGTTTTCTTCAGTGGATTTGagctgtcttgggttatgtctAGACGAGAAGTCTACTTATATGCATGTTGGTGGACTGCTGGTAGTGCTTGgtgctgttgtgtggaagatggtgccttcgtGTCTGTTCTGGTAtctatggagggaaatgaatgaaagaagttttgaagaccGTGAGATGACTTTGGAAGAGATTTAAggctttatttttctatactctgtatctttggacagctgcttCTGTTTTTcatttggtgattagttatcataatttccttgttcttttttctcattctaGAGgcgttttcttttgtatacttcctgtgtacttggaagcgtcttacgcttttaatgacatcttgattacttataaaaaaaaatattactttggTTTAAGTATCTAATGAAAAACTTCTTGTGTTGAGTTTCTTTTAAGCTTGTCCATGTTTCTAATATCAACCATATCTGcgtctacttatcaaaaaggaaaagaatgcatacattttaaatattttccttttaccTATTTATGGAGCAACTCAAGGTGTGCCTTGTCTAGACATGTAGTAATTGTGCTTTCCTTTCATGCTGTATGATGCTAGCTCAAAACTTTGTTGTCGCAATTAGATTTGTAAAAACATCTAGTAATTGTGCTTtcctttaatgattttcttgttcttttttctctttctagataggcgtttttcttgtatactttttgtgtacttgggttgtgctTTGCACttctaataatattttgattacttataaaaaaaaaaaaaaaaaaaaaaaatctacccaAATTTACGCGGGCCTGGAAGTTGGATAAAAAGATTTTACCGTTGAATTCAATCTCAACAAATGGTGAATAAAGTCAAGGTTAATGTCTTCTTATTCTCTTTTAAAGAATGTAATAAGAATTCTTGTTGTTGCTTTAGGATTTTTGGATCAGTATTCATATTATGAATGATGGCAAGACTTATAATTGAATTTCGCTCTGATAAGACATCTCAAATTGGTCCAAAATTGGAAAGTTTTGGAGTGATGATGCAACTTCCTTTAAAGGATGGACATTCATAAGAAACTAGaatacttttaataaattatatatatatatatatatatatatatatatatatatatatatatatatatatataacgaggaacccctccaaaGCAGTGTTACTTCGTGTACCCATCCTTGTCAAGTAAACCTCAAAACCATGTAAAGTGCCCCCTCTACACGGATTGGATAATACTCCGGCTTCGCTGGCGGGCTggccccaaagaattgtttgcacccaaagggattcaaaccttagatctcatgggactaccacaaagaccaatgcCCTTACCATTTGAGCCAATCCTTTGGggttttttataatttgttaaCTAGACTTTATTGATAGTCATTTGATTGTGTTAGATGCTTATACAATAAGCATGTTAGAGGACCCTAATCATAcaatttgaagatgtagagacatcgatGTTGGAGTCACGGAAGCGTTTGCTTTAacatgttatatatttggatagcggtcatcatagcttgagtgtttttacttatgcagattttttaaatttattttctgttcgttcctattaggggttctcttgtatacttcttgtgtactaagGTTGTGCCCTTCtgcgctttattaatgaattgacattacttaaaaaaaaaataaaaataaataagcatGTTAGAGGACCCTAATCTAGGACCTAAGGGAAGACCTTGTCATATGCACAAACTTTTTAAGGTATCCTTGCCATTAATAAGGTGTTAAAGGTCATGCAATAATATGAATATAATCATTGCGTCTGTCATCATGACTATATAGATGCAGTTTTATGAAGAGCATTATACAGTAAAATGATACAAAATGGAGCTTAGTAATACTGTACAACCAACTTTAAGCTGTTTCTTACTATTGGAAATGATGTAGTCTGTATTCATCTGATCTTGATGTATTAAATTTATAGATTTGACTCTAAAAATATGTAGAACATATTCTATGAAGTATAGTTGTGAAGGAAATTTATGAAATCAATGCAAGGAGTAATACTTACAAGAAATTATTAAAGATTTTGACATCAATATTAAACCTTTCCCATCATgtgatttaatttgtaattcCTGCTAATGACTTAAGGATCCATcaaatttttatgttcttgAAAAGTTTATGAAAATATCACCCTTGCTGAAGCGCACAAATGCATCCACGTCAGAAAACAATTTTCATTTgaaacacattagagctgattAGAAAGAATCAATTTGCTTACCATTTTATATAGAAACTAATGAATTTGACAATTGTGAGACGTTTTATGTTGGCTTCAGTCAGTAGCAGAACTTTTATGCGTTtcaaatgaaacaaaacaaaatttcattCTTTTGGCCACAAGTAAGGGAAGATTTTAATGAATCTAGATGTGTGGTTACAAAGGGTTCACTTTGCTGACCTGCAATGGTTAAGTTAGTGTCGAAAAGGAAGTTTGATAAATCAGTGATCTCATTTTCAACATTGTGAGGCATATCAATTCACTAATAGTGAGACATATTTCATATAAGTAGTCTGTTGGGATGTTGAACGCCTTAAATGTTGCATTATAAACGAGAAATATCCCTTTAGCTTAATTTCATCTTACCATTTGTACTTTCCTCTCAATGTGATAGAACCCATATCTTTGTTGTGTTTTCTTCTCCAAGTTTCCCTAACAAATGCAAAATTTGCatgttcatgatgatgttgCAAATGATTTACGTGAACTGATTTTTGTGCGTGTAAATTGGAACTTCACTACTACTTTCAAGTATCCCTAATATGATAAGAACCTAtttttgcaatttataaaaGTAAGTTCTCTTTACTGAAATGTATTTAATGTGTTCTTTGTTCTTCtcatttaataaatcaattttccCCTACTTTACTTGTTTATCTTGATTATGTCTCAATTTAAACctcaaggggttggctcaagtggtaagggccttggtctttgtggtagtcccatgaggtctaaggttcgaatccctgtgagtgcaaacaattccttgAACCCAGCCCGCCGACGAAGCCGTAGTATTACCTGATTCGTGTGGAGGGAGCGTTTTACACGGGTTTGAAGTTTACCTGATAAGGGTGGATACACCCTTAAAGGGATTCCTcgtcataaataataataaaacataaattagaaaaaaaaaaaaaaaaaaaaaaccctctcaATTTAGTCGCAAGCTTACCTCACAAATTGCAGATGTACCAGGGAATCAGCAGATCGCATCTGCTTTAGATGaactttggattttttttttttctctttaaaatcgtatttttacCATGCTAATAAAAATTGTTTCTTTCAGTAAAAGGTAATCTAGTTTTGTCAAGCTCTGGTAAGAATGAGCTTTTAGGCATGTTCTTGTTTGAATGAACCTGTGGTCCTATGACAGCTTAGGTTGAACTTTATCAGTTAGGTTTGAATCAAGCTGATCTTTAGCAGTTTAATTGTCAGGTTGAGTGAGCTCTACCACACCCACTGAATGAATCTggggtttttttgttgttgcagtGATTTCAACAAATGCATTAATACATTCTGTTTGGCTTTGCATTTTCCTGACAATTTTGGCTTTTGTTTTAACCATACTAGgcctttgttttaattttagaaCTTGCTGTCACTTCCCTGTTAAAAAAATTGTCCATGGTACCATCGTGAGCTGCATATTATGTAATGAAAATCAGTTAGTTGCAAAGCTTTTCAGGATGATCATTGCAATATTTAGTCCACTGGTCTTATCAGAATGTTATTCTTTGCATCAGAAAAATCTGTGGAATGCATGGGTAACAATCTCAGAATTACGGCACACTGTCACACTAAAAAGAATCAAGTTGCTATTGCTGAGGAAAAAATTGAAGCTAACTTCCATCCTCAGGGGACAAGTAAGATTCAGAGctttactatattttttttcattgataaGTTACACACGCACCTGGTGGGACTTGACCTCACCCTCTATCTTGCTACAAAGTATCATTTAAGCTAAAGCTCATTGGTGCTATATTGAAATCAGTTCTATGTTTATTATGCACTCGGCTATTGAATACCCAGTGACTTTGGATATGGGACATACTTGGAAAAACATCTAGCTGTCCACTTATTTTAACTGTAGGAAAGCTGATCAATCATCCACATCAAATGACGTAGAAACATTCAGAGAACTATGTTCTGCTTGGCCATGGGCACTTCTGTCAATATTTTTGTGGAGACCTTCATGGAAGTGAAAGAGATTATTGGTTTCTTTCTTCTATTTACTGATGGAACAAGCAACAAACATAATTACCTTAGGCAATGCCCTTTCTTCATTTTTGACTTTCTTGACCCTTTTGAATTGTAGATTGTAACATCTAGGGTAATGTTTCTGTACTCCCGTACTTGAgttttctccttttttcttaATAAGGTGAACAGCAACAAGACATACAAACAACAGAAATATTGGCATTCTAGATCTCCAATTCCACTCCCTAGGCCAAATCATACTGTTGCTAGGCCGCTAGAAGTTTTACCAACATCAGGTTATTTCCTGCCATTAAGGAGCTGTCAAGTATCATTTGCTGGCTTTCGACCAGGCTGTTACAACTCTTTATTTACTCTCCATTCAGGCTTTTTGACAAGCAACAAAAGAAATCATGTTGGAAAGAAATCAAGTTACACTTTAGTTGTAAAACTaatgtaaaatataaaactGGGACACTCATTTGGGATGATTGAATAATGGTTGCTAACTTTCTACGACTTATTTATTATATGTTGGGTATCACTGCTTAAGGAAGCACTAGATTATTCAATTGACAAAGCCAAAAG
The sequence above is drawn from the Alnus glutinosa chromosome 11, dhAlnGlut1.1, whole genome shotgun sequence genome and encodes:
- the LOC133882524 gene encoding QWRF motif-containing protein 2, giving the protein MVAAVTEAAASTNPKTTSQQQQQQQTHLQRPPLLPSEKDNGLGNQPRRPRGRQVSSRYMSPSTSTSTSTSTSTTTTTTTTTTSSSSSSSRRFASPLLSRSNNSTHLSTTLGTSTATKRSQSVDRRRPITPRPMTAVPDSKHANGTEVSAATKLLVTSTRSLSVSFQGEAFSLPISKTKAQTPSLSNARKGTPERRRGTPVRVGDQAENSRPMEQHRWPGRTRQLNSTNSGSDNPLLSRSLDCGNGGAVDRKIVGMGSGKLVRALHSSMVIGDGRRASFDGRVSLDLGNAAELLKGGQQNPDANSVNESSVPSDLTASDTDSVSSGSTSGVQDCGGIIAKGRGGGPRGIAVSARFWQETNSRLRRLQDPGSPLSTSPGSRMAVPAKLVQSKKFVSDGPLSSPRTMSSPIRGAMRPASPSKLWTSSASSPARGTSPSRGISSPSRVRNSISGSLSSNSSTPSILSFSVDIRRGKIGEDRILDAHLLRLLYNRYLQWRFVNARADVTFLVQTLNAEKNLWNAWVTISELRHTVTLKRIKLLLLRKKLKLTSILRGQINYLEEWALLDRDHSSSLQGATEALKASTLRLPVVGKAVADIQNLKDAVGSAVDVMQAMASSMCSLLSKVEEMNSLVTELMNVTAKEKVLLEQSKDFLSTLAAMKVKDCSLRTHLIQLNRVPTTSSLTTRV